The Bacillaceae bacterium S4-13-56 region CCATATACACCATGCATGTACATGTTAACCAAAAGTGGTATGATGTAACGGAAGGGGGGGTTTTATGTATATAAAAGAACATTACTTATTTTGGAAGATTACATATGATCTTGTAGTAAATCAAGGTTTTGAAATTCTTAAATTAGAGCAAAATCCTGGTGTATTGTGGTTAGAAAAAGAAGAAAAAAAGACTACTTATCTTATTCGAGCCACCCAGCAAACATTTGATTGGTCGAATCAGTGGAAACAAGATATAGAAAGATCGTTTCGTCAAACCCAACAATTAGAAAACTTATTGCTAGGGAAAAACATAAGATTTCTGAATGTATACATATCCGAGTTCCCCCCTGTAGACCAATGGGAAGATATACAAATCCCACTTGAGAAAAAAGGAAAGAAGACAATAGTTGGGACTACCTATCTCATTACTGATGAAAATAGAGAAGAAGAAATATCGAAACTATATCAAGTATTTAATGGCTCTTACAATAAATTGGATATTCCGGTCAGTAGCGAAGAGGTTCTTATAGAGCAAATTCAGTATATGCAGCAGACTCTATTCGATATCAAGAAACAAAAAGACAAAGAAGTAAAGGACTTATTTCAAACCGGGCGTCCCTTGATCACATATGCTTTGATTACTTTGAATGTCATATTGTTTTTTTTACTTGAATTTACAGGTGGAAGTACAAATACTCTGCAGTTAGTTCAGTTTGGCGCAAAGTATAATCCAGCTATCCTGGAGGGTGAATGGTGGCGTATAATATCCTCCATGTTTCTTCACATTGGATGGATTCACATAGCGATGAACATGTTAGCACTTTATTATCTAGGCATGATAGTGGAGCGAATGTATAAGGGCATTCGATTTATCATTATCTATTTCTTAGCCGGAATTGTGGGAGGAATTGCCAGTTTTTCTTTAACCGTACATGTAGCGGCGGGTGCTTCCGGAGCCATTTTTGGCCTGTTTGGTGCATTGCTTTTTTTTGGCGTTGTACATCGAAAACTTTTTTTCAGAACTATGGGAAGAAATGTTTTATTCATTTTGGTGATTAACTTACTTTTGGGATTTTCCGTACCCCAAATTGACATGAGTGCTCATATAGGTGGCTTAGTGGGCGGCTTTCTTGCTGCTCAACTCGTCCATTTCCCAAAAATGAAACATGTATGGTATCAAACCTTAGCTGGCATAGCATTGGTATTAATTGCCGGTGGTCTATCTATTTATGGATTTAGCGATAGTCGAGAACAGTTAGATATTAGGACGGAACTGGATCTTACACAAAATCTTATACAACAGGAAAGGTTTGAAAAAGCAGAAAGTCTTTTAACAAGAGATATTGCTTGGTCGCCAGATACTTTAGAATTTTATTTTTTTCGCGGTTATGTCCGAGCTCAATTAGATGAAATTGATTTAGCAATTGAAGATTTTGAAAAAGTCATAAAAGAAGATAACCAGGATATTGCATCATATTATTACTTAAGTCTTTTGTATATAGAAAAAGGAGATCAATCCGAAGCCCAAGAAATGGTTAATAGAGCAAAAGAGATTGATCCCAATCATCCTGATATTCAAAAAGTTGAACAATATTTAAATCGGGTCGATGAACTGAATTAGTTTTTCAATTCGGCCACTTCTATCTTCAAAAAGAACAAGCAGTTGTTTGCTGTTTTTTTGCAACAATATTAGTGGAATTGGTTTTTTAAGAACGCTTCTTTTAGGTGATTTCTCCATTTTTGCACGAAGGAAATATTCACGATAAAGACCTTCCCATAACTGACCAATCACCCTTTGAGAATCATCCATGGAAAGTCCAGGCAAAGGCTTTTGATTATATTCAGGTAACGAGGTAAGTGGAATGAGATGATAGTTTTCCTTTGGAATCTGAAAGTAATTCATCCATTTCTCCCAATAAACTTCAAGTTGTTGACTAGTTGCATGATCCAGTGTCTCTTTCCATTCCTGCTCTTGATTTGTTTCAGGCTTTTTAAAAGATTCTAAAGGTGACATAGGTGAATCAATAACATATAGTTCATCTTTAGACATTAGTTGTATACTTTTAATTTGATCATCAGGGTAATGTATTTCAGAATGATGATAGGAAATGGAAGAATAATGATTATGGTCCTCTCCATGAATAGTAGTCCTTTGAGATAAAAGAGCTGTATCTTGTTTCCATTTCCCAATCATTCCTATGAGAATGCCATCAGCATATAAGAGAGAAATATCCTGTCTCAAATAAGCAGGCTTGTCTAGTTCTGATGAGACACCCCAGTCAATTTCATATTCATCCTCATCAGTTTGCTCGTTTACCTGCAAATCTGTGCTAGCTTTTTTATAATAAACATCCGTTTCAAGGGGGAAATATTTTATAACTGGCTGTTCTCCTATACCAGTTCCTTTTCCGAAGAGAAAAAGGAATAAAAAGGAACAAGCAATAAAGATAAACCATATGGTTAATTTTTTTTTCATATATTATACTCCCTTGTCTTAGTGGTTAAATAACTTGTCTATAAACACTATGAAGGGTGAGTACTATTTATTCTTTATAAAATGGAAATGTAATGAAGGAATAATTATAGGAAGTAGAAAGGGGTTTTACATATGAGCAATAAAAGTCAATCTATTATTGAAATTTTAGGACAGTTAGTTTCTATACCTAGCCCATCAGGTTACACTTCAGATGTTATTCGTTTCTGTGAAAATTTGCTTCGAAGTGAAGGAATTTATACAGAAAGAAATGCAAAGGGTGCGCTAATAGCTACCATTGAAGGTCAAAATAAAGATCAGCAGCGCTTATTAACAGCACATGTAGATACATTAGGTGCAATGGTGAAAGAAATAAAGAGTGATGGTAGGCTTTCCTTATCTATGATTGGAGGATTTCGTTGGAATAGTGTGGAAGGAGAATATTGCACGATTCACTCCTCCAATGACCAAAATGTCACAGGGACCATTCTCATCCATCAAACTTCCGTCCATGTGTATAAAAATGCTGGTGATGTTAAAAGGAATGAAGAAAACATTGAAGTACGTCTAGATGAAAAGGTGAAATCTGCTAATGATGTAAGGAGTTTGGGGATTGAAGTTGGAGATTTCGTATCCTTTGATCCACGTTATCAAGTATCGGAGAGTGGTTTTGTTAAATCAAGACACCTTGATGATAAAGCATCGGCAGCCATTTTACTACAACTGGTAATATCTTTAAGAAGGGAAAAAGTGGAAATACCTTATACTACTAACTTTTATTTTTCAAATAACGAAGAAATAGGGTATGGTGGCAATGCTTCTTTGCCCTCACAAACTGTAGAATATATTGCTGTAGATATGGGAGCAATTGGCGATGGTCAAAGCTCCAGTGAGTTTGATGTTTCCATCTGTGCTAAAGACTCATCGGGGCCCTATCATTATTTACTCAGGAAACAACTAAGTGAAATAGCTAAAAGAAATAAGCTCCCGTATACTGTTGATATATACCCATACTACGGATCTGACGCATCGGCGGCCATTCGGTCAGGATATGACATTCGACATGGATTAATTGGGCCAGGTATAGATGCTTCCCATGCATTTGAAAGGACACATGAATCTTCACTAATAGCAACATATGATCTTATCTATCATTATCTTCAAGAGCCAATGATCAGTGAGTAATTTGTGAATGAATTCTTAAAAGAAGTACACGCTAATTACTGAGTATGACAGGAAGATAGGTGATTAGCGTGGACTTAAAGAAAGAAGCGGCTCGTTCCTTTGATCAGCGTATTGCTTATTTGCGTGAGGAATTGGGAGTCGATAAGAGCTTTGATGTCATTCAGTTAGATTTAGAATATGCTGGCAAACGTATGGCACTGTATATGATTGATGGCTTTGTAAAAGATGATATCCTTCAACGGATCATGTGGGGGCTAAGTCAACTTTCGGAAGAAGACTTGGAACCCAAGCCCCTACAACGTCTCTTAAAAACCCACCTTCCGTATGTAGAATTAGAAGAGGTTGAGGATCTAGA contains the following coding sequences:
- a CDS encoding rhomboid family intramembrane serine protease, with amino-acid sequence MYIKEHYLFWKITYDLVVNQGFEILKLEQNPGVLWLEKEEKKTTYLIRATQQTFDWSNQWKQDIERSFRQTQQLENLLLGKNIRFLNVYISEFPPVDQWEDIQIPLEKKGKKTIVGTTYLITDENREEEISKLYQVFNGSYNKLDIPVSSEEVLIEQIQYMQQTLFDIKKQKDKEVKDLFQTGRPLITYALITLNVILFFLLEFTGGSTNTLQLVQFGAKYNPAILEGEWWRIISSMFLHIGWIHIAMNMLALYYLGMIVERMYKGIRFIIIYFLAGIVGGIASFSLTVHVAAGASGAIFGLFGALLFFGVVHRKLFFRTMGRNVLFILVINLLLGFSVPQIDMSAHIGGLVGGFLAAQLVHFPKMKHVWYQTLAGIALVLIAGGLSIYGFSDSREQLDIRTELDLTQNLIQQERFEKAESLLTRDIAWSPDTLEFYFFRGYVRAQLDEIDLAIEDFEKVIKEDNQDIASYYYLSLLYIEKGDQSEAQEMVNRAKEIDPNHPDIQKVEQYLNRVDELN
- a CDS encoding M42 family metallopeptidase, which translates into the protein MSNKSQSIIEILGQLVSIPSPSGYTSDVIRFCENLLRSEGIYTERNAKGALIATIEGQNKDQQRLLTAHVDTLGAMVKEIKSDGRLSLSMIGGFRWNSVEGEYCTIHSSNDQNVTGTILIHQTSVHVYKNAGDVKRNEENIEVRLDEKVKSANDVRSLGIEVGDFVSFDPRYQVSESGFVKSRHLDDKASAAILLQLVISLRREKVEIPYTTNFYFSNNEEIGYGGNASLPSQTVEYIAVDMGAIGDGQSSSEFDVSICAKDSSGPYHYLLRKQLSEIAKRNKLPYTVDIYPYYGSDASAAIRSGYDIRHGLIGPGIDASHAFERTHESSLIATYDLIYHYLQEPMISE